A region from the Oncorhynchus tshawytscha isolate Ot180627B linkage group LG26, Otsh_v2.0, whole genome shotgun sequence genome encodes:
- the LOC112225338 gene encoding centrosomal protein of 97 kDa isoform X1, protein MGISDVTFDTTGPVVDLSAQGLQKLEPSFTCSDETHTLILDRNHIMKLDHLERSQGLQQLSVVGNRLVRMMGVCRLTELRVLNLPNNSIGYIEGLRDLPHLEWLNLAGNNIKVIEQLNNCVALQHLDLSDNNISNIGDVTKLLALKTLLLHGNSITTLQTVPTHLPIHLSILSLAENEIRDLNEVSYLAPLHDLEQLSIMTNPCVMVTSSLPGYDYRPYIMSWCLNLKILDGYVVSQKEGLKAEWLYSQGKGRSYRPGQHMQLVQYLATVCPLTSTTALETAEDAKLEKILSKQRFHQRQLLQQTQGGFPSPTRPTQLDVETQSARHVPLIEEDRTTTPVTAPSARQTELATVQVNTWLGCDPSQVASPPLRSLRGVEERLYLEDVQSQTDEDKLSGSLLSSESTFLLVTSEPPRSDSEDETETFEHDSLVPEHPIHPKKTLAEKTLQAPTGKGSESQKERGMERERVSGDSHLTCTLTSTAGLPMMGDDQSQTNDSAPLQGAYSNCNAVEVRAGSKQEDKALVRCDRLGRCEADRAAVKIQAWWRGMWTRRCHPLAKEVRCEIRLRRMQEHIVFLSGEFERVRQQHEEERLKRLVQEEAVRFLWRQLQSMQQWQCSVEGQLASVTQAGSSFAPALTSGLCDLPALRLPLPLASSTANPACTVLSFPDSGFQSTDELQVGQEDTFLSCGMGDSLETVRPLVVGGFLAPCGGGNSQDCSLLEQYLSSVQQREEAEEGGASDRTGTPQPPSSAETAQPDSPTQNTGDTQSSNTHTGKSNLKCLSCS, encoded by the exons ATGGGAATATCAGATGTAACATTTGACACAACTG GTCCTGTGGTGGACTTGTCAGCCCAGGGTCTGCAGAAGCTGGAGCCCAGTTTCACCTGCTCTGATGAAACGCACACGCTCATCCTGGACCGGAACCACATCATGAAACTAGACCATTTGGAGAGGAGCCAAGGCCTCCAACAG TTATCTGTTGTTGGAAACCGCCTGGTGCGAATGATGGGTGTGTGTCGTCTGACCGAGCTGAGAGTTCTGAACCTGCCCAATAACAGTATTGGCTATATTGAAGGGCTGAGAGACCTGCCACACCTGGAGTGGCTCAACTTGGCAGGCAACAACATCAAG GTCATTGAGCAGCTCAACAACTGTGTGGCTCTCCAACACTTGGACCTGTCTGATAACAACATCTCCAACATTGGTGATGTTACCAAGCTGTTAGCCTTGAAG ACCCTTCTCCTCCATGGAAATAGCATTACGACGCTGCAGACCGTTCCCACTCATTTGCCCATCCATCTGTCCATCCTCTCCCTGGCAGAGAATGAAATTCGAGACCTCAATGAG gtctcctacctggcaccCCTCCATGACCTGGAACAGCTCTCCATTATGACTAACCCCTGCGTCATGGTAACATCCTCGTTGCCTGGATACGACTACCGGCCGTACATCATGAGCTGGTGTTTGAATCTCAAGATCCTGGATGGATATGTGGTGTCTCAGAAAGAAGG GTTGAAGGCAGAGTGGCTGTACAGCCAGGGTAAAGGTCGATCATACCGGCCAGGTCAGCACATGCAGCTGGTCCAGTACTTAGCCACCGTGTGCCCTTTGACCTCCACGACAGCCCTGGAGACCGCAGAGGATGCCAAGCTGGAGAAGATCCTCAGCAAGCAGAG GTTCCACCAGAGGCAGCTCCTGCAGCAGACCCAGGGGGGCTTTCCCAGCCCTACCCGCCCCACCCAACTGGATGTGGAGACTCAAAGCGCCCGCCATGTGCCTCTAATAGAGGAAGACAGAACCACAACGCCTGTGACTGCTCcatcagccagacagacag AGCTAGCGACGGTGCAGGTGAACACCTGGCTAGGCTGTGACCCCTCCCAGGTGGCCTCACCTCCTCTCCGTAGCCTCAGGGGTGTGGAGGAGCGCCTCTACCTGGAGGACGTCCAGAGCCAGACAGATGAGGACAAACTCAGCGGCAGCCTGCTCTCCTCCGAGTCCACCTTCCTCCTAGTCACCTCTGAACCCCCCCGCTCTGACAGCGAGGATGAGACGGAGACGTTTGAGCACGACTCGCTGGTACCCGAACACCCCATTCATCCCAAAAAGACCCTTGCTGAAAAGACCCTACAGGCACCCACGGGGAAAGGGAGTGAgagccagaaggagagagggatggagagagaaagggtgtcAGGTGACAGCCACCTCACCTGTACCTTAACCTCAACTGCCGGTCTACCTATGATGGGAGATGACCAATCACAGACCAATGACAGCGCTCCGCTCCAGGGAGCGTACTCAAACTGCAATGCTGTAGAGGTGAGGGCAGGGTCTAAGCAGGAAGATAAAGCATTGGTGAGATGTGATAGGCTGGGTCGCTGTGAGGCGGACAGGGCAGCCGTCAAGATCCAGGCATGGTGGAGGGGAATGTGGACTCGGCGCTGCCACCCGCTGGCCAAAGAGGTGCGGTGTGAGATCCGCCTGCGCAGGATGCAGGAGCACATAGTCTTCCTTTCTGGAGAGTTTGAGAG AGTGAGGCAGCAGCATGAAGAGGAGAGGTTGAAGAGACTGGTACAGGAGGAGGCTGTGAGGTTTCTATGGAGGCAG cTTCAGTCCATGCAGCAGTGGCAGTGTTCTGTAGAGGGGCAGCTGGCCAGCGTGACTCAAGCCGGGTCATCTTTTGCTCCAGCCCTGACCTCCGGGCTCTGTGACCTCCCAGCTCTTCGACTCCCCCTACCTCTGGCCTCCAGCACTGCAAACCCAGCCTGTacagtcctctccttcccagaCTCTGGGTTCCAGTCAACAGATGAACTGCAGGTGGGGCAGGAAGACACTTTCCTGAGCTGTGGGATGGGCGACTCTCTGGAGACTGTGCGTCCGCTGGTCGTGGGGGGGTTCCTGGCTCCttgtggtggggggaacagtcaGGACTGCAGTCTGCTGGAGCAGTACCTGTCCTCCGTGcaacagagagaagaggcagaggaggggggtGCCAGCGACAGAACAGGCACACCACAGCCGCCCTCATCTGCCGAAACAGCACAGCCTGACTCCCCCACTCAgaacacaggagacacacagagcagcaacacacacactggaaagtCCAATTTGAAGTGCCTGTCCTGCTCCTAG
- the LOC112225338 gene encoding centrosomal protein of 97 kDa isoform X2, with amino-acid sequence MGISDVTFDTTGPVVDLSAQGLQKLEPSFTCSDETHTLILDRNHIMKLDHLERSQGLQQLSVVGNRLVRMMGVCRLTELRVLNLPNNSIGYIEGLRDLPHLEWLNLAGNNIKTLLLHGNSITTLQTVPTHLPIHLSILSLAENEIRDLNEVSYLAPLHDLEQLSIMTNPCVMVTSSLPGYDYRPYIMSWCLNLKILDGYVVSQKEGLKAEWLYSQGKGRSYRPGQHMQLVQYLATVCPLTSTTALETAEDAKLEKILSKQRFHQRQLLQQTQGGFPSPTRPTQLDVETQSARHVPLIEEDRTTTPVTAPSARQTELATVQVNTWLGCDPSQVASPPLRSLRGVEERLYLEDVQSQTDEDKLSGSLLSSESTFLLVTSEPPRSDSEDETETFEHDSLVPEHPIHPKKTLAEKTLQAPTGKGSESQKERGMERERVSGDSHLTCTLTSTAGLPMMGDDQSQTNDSAPLQGAYSNCNAVEVRAGSKQEDKALVRCDRLGRCEADRAAVKIQAWWRGMWTRRCHPLAKEVRCEIRLRRMQEHIVFLSGEFERVRQQHEEERLKRLVQEEAVRFLWRQLQSMQQWQCSVEGQLASVTQAGSSFAPALTSGLCDLPALRLPLPLASSTANPACTVLSFPDSGFQSTDELQVGQEDTFLSCGMGDSLETVRPLVVGGFLAPCGGGNSQDCSLLEQYLSSVQQREEAEEGGASDRTGTPQPPSSAETAQPDSPTQNTGDTQSSNTHTGKSNLKCLSCS; translated from the exons ATGGGAATATCAGATGTAACATTTGACACAACTG GTCCTGTGGTGGACTTGTCAGCCCAGGGTCTGCAGAAGCTGGAGCCCAGTTTCACCTGCTCTGATGAAACGCACACGCTCATCCTGGACCGGAACCACATCATGAAACTAGACCATTTGGAGAGGAGCCAAGGCCTCCAACAG TTATCTGTTGTTGGAAACCGCCTGGTGCGAATGATGGGTGTGTGTCGTCTGACCGAGCTGAGAGTTCTGAACCTGCCCAATAACAGTATTGGCTATATTGAAGGGCTGAGAGACCTGCCACACCTGGAGTGGCTCAACTTGGCAGGCAACAACATCAAG ACCCTTCTCCTCCATGGAAATAGCATTACGACGCTGCAGACCGTTCCCACTCATTTGCCCATCCATCTGTCCATCCTCTCCCTGGCAGAGAATGAAATTCGAGACCTCAATGAG gtctcctacctggcaccCCTCCATGACCTGGAACAGCTCTCCATTATGACTAACCCCTGCGTCATGGTAACATCCTCGTTGCCTGGATACGACTACCGGCCGTACATCATGAGCTGGTGTTTGAATCTCAAGATCCTGGATGGATATGTGGTGTCTCAGAAAGAAGG GTTGAAGGCAGAGTGGCTGTACAGCCAGGGTAAAGGTCGATCATACCGGCCAGGTCAGCACATGCAGCTGGTCCAGTACTTAGCCACCGTGTGCCCTTTGACCTCCACGACAGCCCTGGAGACCGCAGAGGATGCCAAGCTGGAGAAGATCCTCAGCAAGCAGAG GTTCCACCAGAGGCAGCTCCTGCAGCAGACCCAGGGGGGCTTTCCCAGCCCTACCCGCCCCACCCAACTGGATGTGGAGACTCAAAGCGCCCGCCATGTGCCTCTAATAGAGGAAGACAGAACCACAACGCCTGTGACTGCTCcatcagccagacagacag AGCTAGCGACGGTGCAGGTGAACACCTGGCTAGGCTGTGACCCCTCCCAGGTGGCCTCACCTCCTCTCCGTAGCCTCAGGGGTGTGGAGGAGCGCCTCTACCTGGAGGACGTCCAGAGCCAGACAGATGAGGACAAACTCAGCGGCAGCCTGCTCTCCTCCGAGTCCACCTTCCTCCTAGTCACCTCTGAACCCCCCCGCTCTGACAGCGAGGATGAGACGGAGACGTTTGAGCACGACTCGCTGGTACCCGAACACCCCATTCATCCCAAAAAGACCCTTGCTGAAAAGACCCTACAGGCACCCACGGGGAAAGGGAGTGAgagccagaaggagagagggatggagagagaaagggtgtcAGGTGACAGCCACCTCACCTGTACCTTAACCTCAACTGCCGGTCTACCTATGATGGGAGATGACCAATCACAGACCAATGACAGCGCTCCGCTCCAGGGAGCGTACTCAAACTGCAATGCTGTAGAGGTGAGGGCAGGGTCTAAGCAGGAAGATAAAGCATTGGTGAGATGTGATAGGCTGGGTCGCTGTGAGGCGGACAGGGCAGCCGTCAAGATCCAGGCATGGTGGAGGGGAATGTGGACTCGGCGCTGCCACCCGCTGGCCAAAGAGGTGCGGTGTGAGATCCGCCTGCGCAGGATGCAGGAGCACATAGTCTTCCTTTCTGGAGAGTTTGAGAG AGTGAGGCAGCAGCATGAAGAGGAGAGGTTGAAGAGACTGGTACAGGAGGAGGCTGTGAGGTTTCTATGGAGGCAG cTTCAGTCCATGCAGCAGTGGCAGTGTTCTGTAGAGGGGCAGCTGGCCAGCGTGACTCAAGCCGGGTCATCTTTTGCTCCAGCCCTGACCTCCGGGCTCTGTGACCTCCCAGCTCTTCGACTCCCCCTACCTCTGGCCTCCAGCACTGCAAACCCAGCCTGTacagtcctctccttcccagaCTCTGGGTTCCAGTCAACAGATGAACTGCAGGTGGGGCAGGAAGACACTTTCCTGAGCTGTGGGATGGGCGACTCTCTGGAGACTGTGCGTCCGCTGGTCGTGGGGGGGTTCCTGGCTCCttgtggtggggggaacagtcaGGACTGCAGTCTGCTGGAGCAGTACCTGTCCTCCGTGcaacagagagaagaggcagaggaggggggtGCCAGCGACAGAACAGGCACACCACAGCCGCCCTCATCTGCCGAAACAGCACAGCCTGACTCCCCCACTCAgaacacaggagacacacagagcagcaacacacacactggaaagtCCAATTTGAAGTGCCTGTCCTGCTCCTAG
- the LOC112225340 gene encoding 60S ribosomal protein L24, translated as MKVELCSFSGYKIYPGHGVRYARIDGKVFQFLNAKCESAFLAKRNPRQINWTVLYRRKHKKGQSEEVTKKRTRRAVKFQRAITGASLAEIMAKRNQKPEVRKAQREQAIRAAKEAKKAKQTTKKPSAAGAKAPAKAAPKPKVAKQMKVNAPRVGGKR; from the exons ATGAA GGTCGAGCTGTGCAGTTTCAGTGGGTACAAAATATACCCCGGCCATGGTGTCCGATACGCCAGAATAGATGGGAAG GTTTTCCAGTTCCTGAATGCTAAGTGTGAGTCTGCCTTCCTGGCCAAAAGGAACCCCAGACAGATCAACTGGACTGTGCTGTACAGGCGCAAGCACAAGAAGGGCCAGTCT GAAGAGGTGACAAAGAAGCGCACACGCCGTGCCGTGAAGTTCCAGAGGGCCATCACCGGCGCCTCCCTGGCTGAGATCATGGCCAAGAGGAACCAGAAGCCTGAGGTCCGCAAGGCCCAGCGTGAGCAGGCCATCAG AGCTGCCAAGGAGGCCAAGAAGGCAAAGCAGACAACCAAGAAACCCTCTGCTGCCGGTGCTAAG GCACCTGCTAAGGCTGCACCCAAACCCAAGGTGGCAAAGCAAATGAAGGTCAATGCGCCTCGCGTTGGTGGCAAACGCTAA